AATTACCTATGCCGACAGGGTGCAAAAGCTTGATTTGGCGGGGTACACCCACACATACTGCAGGGATTGCGCCCAAAAAGTTCCTGATGAAAAGGCCCCTGAGCGCGACTTGTAGGTAAATTTAGCCTAGGTGCCAAGCCGTTCTTCTTATAAATCCTGCTTGTGCGTTAATCCCATGCAAAAAATAATTACTGTAAGTGAGGAAAATCTGCAAACTCTAAGAAATCTCGATTTAAGATTACCAGCGGCATTTCCTGGGTTAAACTTAACCCAAACAAAGGGTTGCGGCAAGCTAAATCCTTCTTCCGAAGCGATTATTGTAAACAAAAATATTTTTAGTGATTTAATAAATAAGCGAAGAATCCAGAAATAGACAACAAATTACTTTGTTGCGATAAACAAAGTCAAAATGCTCTTTTTTTTCCCTGTGCTCTGGATTGACTTGATGTGCACAGTTCTAAAACCGGCTTTTTCAAGCCTTTGCCTCGTCTTCTCTCTCCATCCTCCCAACCACTGCTCCCCCGGGCTTTTTACTGGATGATAAATAAACGTTCCATGCCTTTTCAATACCCTATAAAAATTTGTAAATGATTTCCTGTCCTGGGAGAGAAGATTTGAAAACAAGTGCACTGCAAAATCAAAGCTGCCATCCTCAAAAGGCATTGCCCCAATCCTCCCGGCTAAAACATTCACAAAGTCGCGGTTGCCCAAATTCCACTTTCCGACCTCAAGCATTTTTTCCGACAGGTCCATGCAAGTTATCTTAAGGCCCGGTTTCCGCATAGAAGAAGCTTTGGCAAATAGGCATGTTCCTGCACTGGCATCAAGAACCCTGCTACCTTTTGGTATCAATCTTGCAATTGCCGCAAGCTGGTTTTCCCTTCCTGGCTCAGTGTGATATGTATACCTTGGTGCAATGGCATCATAAAATTCCTTGACTTGTGAAACCCTGCTTGGATTTGCATTGCTGT
Above is a genomic segment from Candidatus Parvarchaeota archaeon containing:
- a CDS encoding class I SAM-dependent methyltransferase, which encodes MPQNPNMAIWIETRGYWPLPGFVSIYSGGKWNSLHAKNNCLNGKKFTYSCRKAKLGGVIVLEALITKALPKKLYVWQDDTLKPEKAKKTLLSRWIGGLYSNANPSRVSQVKEFYDAIAPRYTYHTEPGRENQLAAIARLIPKGSRVLDASAGTCLFAKASSMRKPGLKITCMDLSEKMLEVGKWNLGNRDFVNVLAGRIGAMPFEDGSFDFAVHLFSNLLSQDRKSFTNFYRVLKRHGTFIYHPVKSPGEQWLGGWREKTRQRLEKAGFRTVHIKSIQSTGKKKSILTLFIATK